The genomic region CAGCAAAATCACTCCGAAGAACTTGTGAATCACGCTGATGCCTTGCTTTCCGAGCAGGCGTTCGATCTTATTTGAGAGCTTGAGCACCACATACACAATGACGATGTTAATCAAAATGGCGACGATGATGTTTTCTGTTTCGTACTCGGCGCGCAATGATAGCACGGTGGTCAAGGCACCTGCGCCAGCCACTATGGGAAAGGCGAGCGGCACGATCGAAGCGGTCTCAGGCTCGCTATCTTTGTAGAGGGTGATGCCAAGAATCATCTCTAAGGCTAAGAAAAACAGGATGAATGACCCCGCCACGGCAAACGACTCCACCGTTACTCCGAAGAGGTTCAAAATTTGCTTTCCTAAGAACAAAAATAGGATCAACAGCACCCCTGCTACAATGGCGGTCTTCTCTGACTCAATCTTGCCCGCTTTCTGCCGCAGGCTGATGATCAATGGTATGCTACCAATAATATCAATCACTGCGAATAGCACCATTGTGGCAGAGATGATCTCCTTTCCACTAAAATTCAAATTATAATTCATCTCAGTTGAAAATTTCGGCAAAAGTAATAAAAAAATAGCACATAGAAAAATGATAACAAAAAGTTTTTAATTTATTGCCGATTGGTAGTGTTCAAAGAATATAGGCTTGGCGAGGTGTGTTTTTGCTTGATGATGTGTTTAGATTTGAAATACACTGCTTTCCTCGAACCCACAACGGAGCTGTAACGGATGCCTAACCTCACAAAAAAATTTCTCTGTGTATTATACTTTATTTCTCTAAATAATTTGTACTTTTGCAACCTTAAAAAAACAGGAATCTTGTGAAAGAATTATTACAACAATTTGCAACCCGCAATAGCTATAAATCACTGATAAATAACATAGAAGAAGGAAAAAACACCGCTGTGAAGGGCGTCGCAGGAGCTGCTTTCTCCTTTCTTATCGCAAATATCTTTCAACGCAAGGCGCGCCCTACCTTTGTGATGCTCAACGACAAAGAAGAAAGTGCCTATATCCTCAACGACCTCGAACGATTGCTCGGTGAGCAGTGCGTGCTCTTCTACCCAGATAGCTATCGCCGCCCTTACCAAATCGAGCAGACCGATAACGCCAACGTATTGCTGCGCGCTGAGGTGCTCAACCGTTTCTCCCAAAATAAAAACACCATCGTGGTAACCTACCCCGAAGCACTCTTCGAGAAGGTAATCACACAAGGGCAATTAGAAAAAAATACCCTCTCAATAGCAAAAGGCGAGCAAATTTCACTCGATTTCCTCAATGAAATCCTATTTTCATACCAATTTATTAGAACAGACTTCGTTACCGAGCCTGGTGAGTTCTCCATCCGTGGAGGTATCGTCGATGTTTTCTCATTTTCGAACAACGAACCCTATCGCATTGAGTTTTTTGGCAATGAAATTGAGAGTATCCGCACTTTTGATGTCGAAACACAACTATCCACAGCGCAACTTAGCCAAATAAGCATCATACCTAACGTAGAAAACAAGCATTCTAACGAAATAAGACAAACATTTCTCGATTATTTGCCCGATGACACCCTTATATTCGCAAAAGATATGGATACTTTTGGCGAAAAAATCGATAAACTATTCAAAAAAGCCTCAGAAACCTACCAAACGCTGCCAAATGAAGTAAAACACATCACCCCAGAAGCCCTTTTCTGCCAAAAAGAAGAACTCCTATC from Capnocytophaga haemolytica harbors:
- a CDS encoding MarC family protein, producing MNFSGKEIISATMVLFAVIDIIGSIPLIISLRQKAGKIESEKTAIVAGVLLILFLFLGKQILNLFGVTVESFAVAGSFILFFLALEMILGITLYKDSEPETASIVPLAFPIVAGAGALTTVLSLRAEYETENIIVAILINIVIVYVVLKLSNKIERLLGKQGISVIHKFFGVILLAIAVKLFATNIKALF